A stretch of DNA from Lotus japonicus ecotype B-129 chromosome 4, LjGifu_v1.2:
gcacttatcaacaATCTTTTCTTCTAATGTGGTACAATGAAGTTTTTTCTCTCCTTTTACATTTCATTGATTtagtttcaatttattttttctttcaggtTTTTTCAATGTTGTTTTCCATTATTCCAATGTTACATCTTGAAaacatgtaagtttcttgcattttttgTAATCTTTATTGTTTCATTATGAACTTAATCGACTAAATGAGAGtcacctttattttattttccaacATGGTGTGGTGttgtcatcttcatcgtctACCTTAAGTTTAActcaatttatatcattttatttatttcatatgggttatgaaattcgaaaagttatttatatttatatttatatttatatataatataagggAGAAGTTTAGCAACCTCGAGGGTAAAATAGTAtatcaataaacaatgtttcatatatttatttttatttatgagcttttaagtaattatacatattatttcatatgtTATTTTTAAGAACCGTTCGATATTCAACCGACTTTTAATCTCAACCGTTTGATATTCCTCTTGAATTTCCTCCATCAATGTAAGTATATAACTTGCTACTATTAAGCTCAAAATTatgttaaataaatttattattatttaatttatatgagttatggaatgtcataggtcaaaattaatattaaatatgatataagttatgaatttcataagacacatattattagtttaagtttgttgaagtattaatcaaataataattaatattaataataaatcttGAAAGTTAAAAgtcactcaataaaaaaaaactcttatcTCTTCCTCTTGAATTTCATTCATCAATGTCATTTTATAGACTTctactattaatttttttagaaaataacttctactattaattgaaaattacttaaaaattaaaaattaattattatttattttatatgagttatgaaattcaaaaatttATGCTTAATACTAAATAAGATCTTACCATAAGAAAAAAAGACTATCTCTAACCCCTTTTTCTACAACTATATAAAGTAATAAGTGTCAATACTCATTTAACATATGCACTTCACATAAGCTTTGTTGAGGTATTtgcctttttcttttcaaaggcTCACGCTTCAAGACATTTTTTAAGGTACATATATCCAACGACTAACAATTGATGGACTAGCCTATAATGTTTACGTGTGTTCTAACATGgtttttatttcatgatgatcttcaacttgatttcatcatgTCAAACTGAAACacctaaaaaattattttccttttaattttcTCAACTTTTTATTTTGTAGGATGACTCAAACAGTTTGTGTACTTCATGTGTGGAAAACAAGAGATTTCAAAAAATCTCAATTTGTTAATAGTATTGAACTGCTCTTAATCgttgaaaatgtattaaatttctttgtttttcccaCTTTCATGGTACCTAAACCAAACAATTTATTGTTACCATAATtaagtgaatttttaaaattgtagtttTTCAAATGCTACAGTTTAGTGACACACTTTATGTATGACAAGTTTATGCGATTCAACATTTTATGGTTCAAGATCTGCTATAAAATATAGAGTCACAAAGCACAAATATAAGATTACTTGTATGAGCATCTCAAAAACTGAAGAGGTTACAAGTGACACTACTCCTACTGCAAAATATGATTTTGTACAATTTAATATAGTTGGcatcattttcatgtaatcGATCATCTCTGAAGAAATCAAGGTTTACAGTGATAATATAATATGGACTTATAATGTTaacttcaaattattttaaataaatttattattatttatttagtaTGCGTTATGAACctcaaaaagaaaaacttaatattaaataaggtacaataaaattgttatatcaaaagaataaatcaaaagtatcaattagataaacaagtacaaacaacacaaattaaaaaataaatactcaTAAAAAATCTgcgacaaaaaaaaacataaattaacacttcaataaaaaaacctatttataaaaaaaaatattttttcaccttttcatacaaataaataattttaaaaaaaccataaaaaaacaaaaaataaaataaaatagaaggccccgtgcaacgcacaggtaaaaaaaactagtatttatttaaaaataaaggtGGGTGTTTTAACATTAAACTTTATGagaatgcaaaaaaaaaatttgagagCAAACTGATTTTATTAATaaggaagaaaaataaagatCATGAGAACATTCCTCTCATGTGGAAAACGAGACAAAACAGTCTACTCCTTCACTAAGCTATTTTGGTGTTTTAAGCAACTCATGAgcgagcctcattaaaacctccataggaaaaacccagtggaaAAAACCCTAggggaggaaaaagagtactcaaacaTGAGCCGACACCAAAAAGATATCTAAGCAGCTCAATAATCTTCCCACTACCATACATTGATCATGTGCAACCATAAAAGAACTAAAGCTTCCAAGTGCCAACTCCTACAACTGTGAAATACAAAGACAGCGCCTAGTAGAGTATATATTCCAAATCTGATTTTATCAACCAGTAACATGGCCTTCAAAGATGAGTATTGCAGCTCCCTTTTTGTAGCGCAGGTTCCTTCAACATCTTCAGACCTGCAAAAATGGCTAAACACCAATAACACTGTTAAAATAGTACAAGGGTCTCGGGTTATTTGATCCACGCTTGGCAAGAGCGTCCGCCTCTGAATTAGCTTCACGAAAAATATGCCTTATCTCCAAGCAATTAACTAGAGGAATAAGGATATCAATCTGATTTAGGATTCCTCTCAGTTTCCAGGGCCTATTTCTTCTGCAATTCACCCATCCTACTGCTAAGGATGAGTCACTTTCAATGATGATGTTGTGAATGAGATGTTGTTGACAAAGAGACAAAGCCTCATGAATTGCTACAACTTCAGCTTCGAAAGCAAATCCATGTCCTATATTTTTTGAGAAGAATCCCTTGATCTCATTCCTCACATTTCTCAGTATCCCTCCAATGCCTCGTGTTCCTGGGTTTCCTTTTGATGCCCCGTCAACATTAACCTTCATAGTTCCATCAACAAGAAGAGACCAAGACGCATTTCTCATCTTCTTTTGCCGTGGTTGTAATCTGATGTTTGTGAAGTCTCTAGCAAAATGCTCCAGACTATATAAATTTCTCTTATTCAGTGCTTTGATCCACCATCCAATTCTTAGTAAATGCATCTCCCAAATATTATCTAGATTAATCTCTTTGTTACTGAAGCAGCTTCCATTACGTTCCAGCCATATCGACCATAATAATGAATATGGGATAAGGCTCCATAGGGTTCCATCAGAGATTCTTGGAAGATTATCCCATTCCGCCAGCAATTGATTCAAGGACTTAGGAATTACCCAGCAAAATCCTTCCCTGCTAATAATTGCTACCCATAGATTCCAGATATGAACACAATGAAGAAATAAGTGGGAAGAAGTCTCACTCACCTGATTACAGAACACACAAGTCTCAAGTCCGTTTAAATCAATTCCCCGTGCCCTGAGATTATCTTTAGTCgctattttatttttctgcGCTTGCCAAACAAACAGGCCTACTTTAGGCGGGACTAACTTGCTGATAGTATTTGGGACTTGCCATTCACTTTCAAATACTTGTTCTTCCACCCATCTGCAAGCATCTCTAACATTGAAGATTCCACTCTGATTTAGGCACCACACAATGGAGTCGTTTTCACCCACTGAAGGTGTTATGCTGTTAATGGTTCTAACAAAATCCTCATATACAGCCACCTCCCAGTCAAAAAATTGTCTTCGGAAGGGAAGATTCCATTGCCATTTACCTTCATGAAATTTTCCTACTTCAGCTAATAATGTTGCTCTTGTGTCACATAACGCAAAGATCCTGGGAAAAGACACCCGTAGCGGCTCATTGTAGGTCCAAGGATCATTCCAAAAGTTTGTATGCTTCCCATCTCCAACTGATACAAGGATACTTTTCCCGAAGCTCAGCGACATCAAGTCATCCTCTATAAGCACATTGAAAACATCACCCATCATTTTAGACCATCCACCACGTGAAATTCTTTCATTATGCAGCAGCAAAGAATTCTGGTCTAATTTGTATTTTTCAAtcacaattttcctccacagACAGTTAATATTTGTGCCATATTTCCATGCCCACTTTAATAGTAATGCTTTGTTCCTCCATGATATGAATCCCAGTCCAAGGCCACCAGCCTCTTTATTTTTGCATACCTGATCCCATCCTATCCAGTTAACTCGTCTCCTTCCATTGTCACTTCCCCACAAGAAAGACCGGagtattttttcaatttcagcCATAATTCTCTTTGGTGCTTTGAAGACTGACATAGGGAACATGGGAATGGAACACGAAATTGACTTAATAATAACAAGCCTACCACTTAAAGAGATGAATTTGGAATTCCAATTTCTCGACCTGCATCTAAGTTTCTCAATCACAGGTTTCCAAAAATCCACTCTTCTCGGATTTCCGCCAAGAGGAACACCTAGATACTGGATAGGCAGAACCCCTGTACTCCAACCATGAAGAGCTGCTAATCTTTCGACCTCTAACTCAGGTATGTTGCATCCTATCAGCATGGATTTCCCATAATTCACTTTCAAGCCGGATGCGAACAAAAAAGATATCAACATATTACAAATATTTTCCAACTGCAGCTCACTGTTTTTGCAAAACAGAAGTGTATCATCTGCGAATTGCAGATGATTGATAGCAAGATTCTCGCTCACCCTTATGCCACTGAAGTTTTCATTTCCCAAGAGCTGATTCAGGAGGCAAGAGAGACCATTAGCGCACAGATTAAATAGCAGCGAGGACAGGGGATCCCCCTGTCTAAGGCCTTTTTCAATGGCAAAAAAATCGGTCGGAGAGCCGTTAACCAACACAGCCAGAGATGCCGTGGATATgcaattcttcatccatgttaTCCATTTATCCCCAAAGTGCATTTCATGGAGAATATTTATCACAAAATCCCAATCGACTTGGTCGTAAGCTTTGGCAAAATCTACTTTGAGCAACAAACCCCCCTCTTCTTTCCTAATCATAAGGTCAGCAATCTCATTAGCGATTGATATGCAGTCCACAATCTGTCTACCAGGGACAAAAGCAAACTGATTCCCTGTTATGAGTTTAGGCATTTCACGCTGTAATCTGGCAGCCAAAACCTTTGCGATTAATTTATATGTGCTTCCAATCAGGCTAATTGGCCAGAAGTCAGAAATCGAGTTCCCTTCCTTTTGTTTCGGCATCAAGGTAATAAACGCTGCATTCATTCCCCTAGTCACTCTTCCAGACTCATGGAAATCAGCAAATAATGCGAACACATCATCCTTTACAAGTGACCAATATTCcttgaaaaaattgaaattgaaaccgTCGGGACCGGGTGCTTTATTTCTGTCTGAATCCCTTACCACTGCCCATATTTCTTCAGTTGAAAATTTTGCTTCCAGATCATGTCTATCTCTACTGTTCAGTTTGGGGAGATTACTACATTCAGGGTGGGTCTTGTTTTTGCTTTTCGGGTGAAAAAAGACTTGAAGTGGTTGAAGATTGCTCCCTTAATTTCTTTTGCCTCCTCAATCACCTGTGCGCCTATGTTTAATTTGGATATATTCTGCTTCTCTCTTCTAGTTTTGTGAATCCTGTGAAAGAATGCAGTGTTTTTATCACCCTCTTTTATCCATTTAATTCTAGCTTTCTGAATCCATTTGCTCTCCTCCATTCCGTAGGCCTGCCAGAGGTTTTCCAAAGCCTTCATTCTTCCACTAAGATGCACATCTCTTTTCCTTCTATACTGATTGGAATACTCAGGTTTTCCAGTAGCGGCTCTTTTGCCTTCTTCTAAGTTTTTCATACTGACAATTGCCAACTTCTGTAAGTCACCATTTTTTGTCACCCTTCTCTGGTTCCATATAGTATCTTTCTCCATTTGATCAGCATGCT
This window harbors:
- the LOC130713256 gene encoding uncharacterized protein LOC130713256, with amino-acid sequence MSPTGSARVFGRSGTNGGRRWNKNDEYNKNPESNTGVTLFVDGLDDRVNYRQLRRALEKHGKVESAFLPRRRKNERRLRFGFIHFSNRNEGLKAADFWHRKKLNNAFLTVHPAKYPMRFRRSRKDKERMNYVGSLRNHGKRKQIGRQKENVEENQERKRPNIRREWRVKQKHADQMEKDTIWNQRRVTKNGDLQKLAIVSMKNLEEGKRAATGKPEYSNQYRRKRDVHLSGRMKALENLWQAYGMEESKWIQKARIKWIKEGDKNTAFFHRIHKTRREKQNISKLNIGAQDDVFALFADFHESGRVTRGMNAAFITLMPKQKEGNSISDFWPISLIGSTYKLIAKVLAARLQREMPKLITGNQFAFVPGRQIVDCISIANEIADLMIRKEEGGLLLKVDFAKAYDQVDWDFVINILHEMHFGDKWITWMKNCISTASLAVLVNGSPTDFFAIEKGLRQGDPLSSLLFNLCANGLSCLLNQLLGNENFSGIRVSENLAINHLQFADDTLLFCKNSELQLENICNMLISFLFASGLKVNYGKSMLIGCNIPELEVERLAALHGWSTGVLPIQYLGVPLGGNPRRVDFWKPVIEKLRCRSRNWNSKFISLSGRLVIIKSISCSIPMFPMSVFKAPKRIMAEIEKILRSFLWGSDNGRRRVNWIGWDQVCKNKEAGGLGLGFISWRNKALLLKWAWKYGTNINCLWRKIVIEKYKLDQNSLLLHNERISRGGWSKMMGDVFNVLIEDDLMSLSFGKSILVSVGDGKHTNFWNDPWTYNEPLRVSFPRIFALCDTRATLLAEVGKFHEGKWQWNLPFRRQFFDWEVAVYEDFVRTINSITPSVGENDSIVWCLNQSGIFNVRDACRWVEEQVFESEWQVPNTISKLVPPKVGLFVWQAQKNKIATKDNLRARGIDLNGLETCVFCNQVSETSSHLFLHCVHIWNLWVAIISREGFCWVIPKSLNQLLAEWDNLPRISDGTLWSLIPYSLLWSIWLERNGSCFSNKEINLDNIWEMHLLRIGWWIKALNKRNLYSLEHFARDFTNIRLQPRQKKMRNASWSLLVDGTMKVNVDGASKGNPGTRGIGGILRNVRNEIKGFFSKNIGHGFAFEAEVVAIHEALSLCQQHLIHNIIIESDSSLAVGWVNCRRNRPWKLRGILNQIDILIPLVNCLEIRHIFREANSEADALAKRGSNNPRPLYYFNSVIGV